A region of Paenibacillus thiaminolyticus DNA encodes the following proteins:
- a CDS encoding undecaprenyl-diphosphate phosphatase codes for MVYIWIAVILGIVEGLTEFIPVSSTGHMILTTRLMGIAEQEEFLKTFEIVIQLGAILAITVVYWQRILAMLGLRSRTVAQGHVRTKQLNLLHVALGIGPALIVAFFARDYIKSQFDNTPTILWALVAGGVFMWIAEWFGSRRKPAAETMDDMTYLQALLIGLYQILSVVFPGFSRSGSTMSGGMLSGVSYRAAADFSFLMAIPIMFLASGYELIDGYRMLTLDIIGFFALGFIVSFIVAYIVVVIFLKHIQRIRLRHFAIYRFVLAGLFWFFIIR; via the coding sequence ATGGTCTATATTTGGATAGCGGTCATTTTGGGCATCGTGGAAGGCTTGACGGAATTTATCCCGGTTTCCTCTACCGGGCATATGATTTTGACGACCCGGCTTATGGGCATCGCCGAACAGGAGGAATTTCTGAAGACGTTCGAGATCGTCATCCAACTGGGCGCGATTCTCGCGATTACGGTCGTGTACTGGCAGCGGATTCTTGCGATGCTCGGACTGAGAAGCCGGACGGTGGCGCAGGGGCATGTCCGCACGAAGCAGCTCAATCTGCTGCATGTGGCGCTTGGCATTGGTCCCGCCCTTATCGTCGCTTTCTTCGCCCGGGATTACATCAAGAGCCAGTTCGACAATACCCCGACCATACTATGGGCTCTTGTGGCCGGAGGCGTATTCATGTGGATTGCGGAATGGTTCGGCTCCCGGCGCAAGCCGGCCGCAGAGACGATGGATGACATGACGTACCTGCAGGCGCTGTTGATCGGACTGTACCAGATTCTCTCTGTCGTCTTTCCGGGCTTTTCCCGTTCGGGCTCGACGATGTCCGGGGGCATGCTGAGCGGGGTCAGCTATCGGGCGGCTGCCGATTTCTCCTTTCTGATGGCGATTCCGATTATGTTCTTGGCGAGCGGCTACGAGCTGATCGACGGGTATCGCATGCTTACCCTGGATATTATCGGTTTTTTTGCTCTTGGGTTTATCGTTTCCTTTATCGTTGCGTATATCGTTGTCGTTATCTTTTTGAAGCATATCCAGCGCATTCGGCTGCGCCATTTTGCCATCTATCGCTTCGTGCTTGCCGGGCTATTCTGGTTCTTTATTATCCGATAA